The proteins below come from a single Fusarium verticillioides 7600 chromosome 3, whole genome shotgun sequence genomic window:
- a CDS encoding thioredoxin-like protein 4A, with product MGSVVLPHLNTGWHVDQAILSEEDRLVVIRFGRDWDPDCMRQDEVLYKIADKVRNFAVIYLCDIDQVPDFNQMYELYDPCSLMFFFRNKHMMIDLGTGDNNKIKWVLEDKQELIDIFETVYRGAKKGRGLVVSPKDYSTRHRY from the exons ATGGGCTCCGTCGTACTTCCCCATCTCAACACCGGCTGGCATGTGGACCAAGCCATTCTCTCAG AGGAAGATCGTCTCGTCGTCATTCGCTTCGGCCGCGATTGGGATCCCGATTGTATGCGCCAGGACGAAGTACTGTACAAGATCGCCGACAAGGTGCGCAACTTCGCCGTGATTTATCTCTGCGATATCGACCAGGTTCCCGACTTCAACCAGATGTACGAGCTGTACGACCCGTGCTCCctcatgttcttcttccGAAACAAGCACATGATGATTGATCTGGGAACTGGtgacaacaacaagatcaagtgggttcttgaggataaGCAAGAGCTCATTGACATTTTCGAAACGGTGTATCGAGGTGCCAAGAAGGGACGTGGTTTGGTCGTCAGTCCCAAGGATTATTCTACCCGACACAGGTACTAG